Proteins from a genomic interval of Paenibacillus sp. RC334:
- the gnd gene encoding phosphogluconate dehydrogenase (NAD(+)-dependent, decarboxylating) has translation MQVGLIGLGKMGLNLGKNLIDHKHEVVAYDVNAAAIQEMKDYGATGASTLEELVQATQSPRVLWIMVPHQIVDSVLDQLQPILSKGDIIIEGGNSHYKESIARHARLKEYGISFMDAGTSGGMEGARSGACYMIGGDPEAWAFVEPIFRDTAVENGYLYAGKSGSGHFLKMVHNGVEYGMMASIGEGFEVLEKSSFDFDYEQVARVWNNGSVIRSWLMGLTERAFSKDANLDEIRGVMHSSGEGKWTVEEALDIQAATPVIALSLLMRYRSLDADTFNGKVVAALRNEFGGHAVEKK, from the coding sequence ATGCAAGTTGGATTAATCGGTTTGGGAAAAATGGGCTTGAATCTCGGAAAAAACTTGATCGATCACAAGCATGAAGTTGTCGCTTACGACGTCAATGCAGCAGCGATTCAAGAAATGAAGGATTACGGTGCTACAGGTGCTTCCACACTGGAAGAGCTTGTGCAGGCGACCCAATCCCCAAGAGTACTGTGGATTATGGTTCCCCATCAAATTGTTGATTCCGTGCTGGATCAGCTTCAACCGATTTTGTCCAAAGGGGACATTATTATTGAAGGCGGTAACTCTCATTACAAAGAGTCGATTGCTCGTCATGCCCGTCTGAAGGAATACGGTATCAGCTTCATGGATGCCGGAACCTCCGGTGGTATGGAAGGTGCACGTAGTGGCGCTTGTTACATGATTGGCGGCGACCCGGAAGCATGGGCGTTTGTTGAGCCTATTTTCCGCGATACAGCAGTTGAAAATGGTTATCTGTATGCAGGTAAATCCGGTAGCGGACATTTTCTCAAAATGGTTCACAACGGTGTGGAATATGGTATGATGGCCTCCATTGGTGAAGGCTTTGAAGTGCTGGAGAAAAGCAGCTTTGACTTCGATTATGAGCAAGTGGCACGCGTTTGGAACAACGGTTCCGTTATTCGCTCCTGGTTGATGGGCTTGACCGAACGTGCATTTTCCAAGGATGCAAATCTGGATGAAATTCGCGGGGTTATGCACTCTTCCGGCGAAGGCAAATGGACGGTTGAGGAGGCATTGGACATTCAGGCGGCTACTCCGGTTATTGCGTTGTCCCTGCTGATGCGTTACCGTTCTCTGGATGCAGATACGTTCAACGGGAAAGTCGTTGCCGCGCTGCGCAATGAATTTGGCGGTCATGCAGTAGAAAAGAAAT